Proteins from a single region of Styela clava chromosome 1, kaStyClav1.hap1.2, whole genome shotgun sequence:
- the LOC144422282 gene encoding stearoyl-CoA desaturase 5-like: MTTSQPTKNHDFSIVWSRVIYVSLFHIVALYALTISHNFHMKTVLLGLVTYLVGGFGLAAGAHRLWSHRSYQAKLPLRIFLATGSCIAWQAPILYWCREHRTHHKCSETDGDPHNAKRGFFFSHLGCHLIKKHPDVIKNGKTVPLDDLLNDPVVIWQNKVFLPASILLCIVLPTLIPYLCWDENLWYSLCCSVLRYVISLHAGFSVNSFAHLYGDRPYDVTINPAENKIVSFFAMGEGFHNYHHTFPQDYRTSEFRFSLLNLNTLFIDLMAMIGQAYNRTTTPERIVEARQKRTGNLSLLNTESH; the protein is encoded by the exons ATGACAA CCTCCCAACCAACGAAAAATCATGATTTTTCAATCGTCTGGAGCAGAGTGATATATGTTTCATTATTTCACATTGTAGCTTTGTATGCTCTCACTATATCGCACAATTTTCATATGAAGACTGTTCTTTTGG GTCTCGTTACTTATCTGGTGGGTGGTTTTGGTTTGGCTGCCGGTGCACATCGATTGTGGTCACATCGATCGTACCAAGCAAAACTCCCTCTAAGAATCTTCTTGGCGACAGGCAGTTGTATAGCATGGCAG gcGCCTATTTTGTACTGGTGCCGTGAACACAGAACCCACCACAAATGCTCTGAGACTGATGGTGATCCACACAACGCAAAACGAGGATTCTTTTTCAGTCATCTGGGTTGTCATCTAATTAAAAAACACCCTGATGTCATCAAAAACGGAAAAACAGTTCCCCTTGACGATTTGCTCAATGATCCCGTTGTTATTTGGCAAAATAA AGTGTTTCTACCCGCCTCCATATTACTTTGTATCGTTTTACCAACTTTGATTCCGTATTTATGCTGGGATGAAAATCTATGGTATTCGTTATGCTGTAGTGTGCTTCGCTACGTCATTTCCTTACATGCCGGATTTTCAGTGAACAGTTTCGCACATTTGTATGGAGATCGACcgtatgatgtcacaataaatCCCGCAGAAAACAAGATCGTTTCATTTTTTGCAATGG GTGAAGGATTCCATAATTATCATCACACTTTTCCACAAGATTACAGAACAAGTGAATTCAGATTTAGTTTGTTGAATTTAAATACGCTGTTCATTGACTTAATGGCTATGATTGGGCAAGCTTACAATAGGACAACAACCCCAGAACGAATTGTAGAAGCGAGACAAAAAAGAACAGGCAATTTGTCGCTACTAAACACTGAAAGTCACTAA
- the LOC144422266 gene encoding uncharacterized protein LOC144422266 isoform X1 translates to MDIHVTVLIMVFYLTGPVYSIEDVLSKIPDGCYENNGTLKTGVDSCFYCLDRNNVILAKQVCDGIVNCQDLSDECLCEENMEVDSTMCAVLYDSEVDPVSMCGKGTGDIYCGDGKCIDRTKICDGKADCKNGLDEKYCKPKILFLFQYDTILCNKTSEDHTVETIKATLCDNIPECDGKADECDDNCKGLSDMMPDYCSSGIEVTCLHDSLICVGKWDSQNLTSCNKTLIKEEEFNCFDRFYCPSKNLISISKSQVCDGIINCEDGTDELPLQRCKMIRKIRNNMTTNSSAEMYRKFKKNRWDHKCDYYKMDECEDDIPTFSSEKEMVVSTSLRYIVWILAVLGLTGNASVIMFTLYTLAGKVKKLNTIERGHHSQLLNLSISDLIMSVYLLIIAIQGTRFSGRYGYEDLLWRYSDTCSAIGALALISSEASVTMMTTMAIFRFYSIFKPFVISYSTKTDKFIKLSIAFSWVLAIIFGTLPLIPTIRLHFTTDGVTSCPLYDEEVVDIRTLRNVSQKIITYSERNNFTNIFTFSLDASTISGIQEIHGIICPQSDPIHWLGFYSQNSVCLPRLFASRDEIAWEYSIFFLVYNFSAFIIMFILYGLIIRISIRNAKKLGSEIPRCKLQKRVTRLLLSDFLCWIPICIIGFIYLSGVHIYPEVYAVAGIVLIPINSALNPMLYSSILDKICKFIKNSHCYSNFDWNKRSYCTKAPSSQNTVSQSRSTPKTTPRIMKREVGLRV, encoded by the exons ATGGATATACATGTTACTGTGCtgattatggtattttatttgACTGGACCGGTATATTCGATAGAAG ACGTTCTTTCAAAAATACCTGATGGTTGCTATGAAAATAATGGCACTCTCAAAACTGGTGTGGACTCATGCTTTTACTGTTTGGACCGAAATAAT GTGATCCTAGCAAAGCAAGTGTGTGACGGTATCGTGAATTGCCAAGACCTATCTGATGAATGTTTATGTGAGGAGAATATGGAAGTAGATTCAACCATGTGTGCGGTATTGTATGACTCAGAAGTCGATCCGGTCTCAATGTGTGGAAAAGGCACTG GCGATATCTATTGCGGAGACGGGAAGTGCATAGACAGAACCAAAATATGCGATGGCAAGGCAGACTGTAAAAATGGTTTAGATGAAAAGTATTGCAAACCAAAG ATATTATTCCTATTTCAGTATGATACAATACTCTGCAACAAAACCTCTGAAGACCATACAGTTGAAACTATAAAGGCAACTCTGTGCGACAATATACCAGAGTGCGACGGGAAAGCGGACGAGTGCGATGATAACTGCAAAGGACTGTCCGACATGATGCCAGATTACTGCAGCAGTGGCATTGAAGTTACATGTTTACACGATTCACTAATTTGTGTTGGTAAATGGGACAGCCAGAATTTGACTTCATGTAACAAAACGCTAATCAAAGAAGAAGAATTCAACTGTTTTGACAGATTTTATTGCCCAAGCAAAAACCTCATAAGCATATCAAAATCCCAG GTATGTGACGGAATCATCAATTGTGAAGATGGAACTGATGAACTACCCTTGCAGCGATGCAAAATGATACGGAAGATACGAAATAACATGACAACAAACAGCTCGGCAGAAATGTATAGAAAATTTAAGAAGAATAGATGGGATCACAAGTGCGATTATTATAAAATGGACGAATGTGAAGATGATATTCCTACATTTAGTTCTGAGAAGGAAATGGTAGTGTCTACTTCATTGCGATACATTGTATGGATTTTAGCAGTACTGGGTCTAACTGGCAATGCTTCTGTTATAATGTTCACATTGTATACTTTGGCGGGAAAAGTGAAGAAGTTGAATACGATCGAGCGTGGGCATCATTCTCAACtattaaatttatcaatatctgATCTAATCATGTCGGTGTACTTGTTGATCATCGCAATCCAGGGAACTAGATTTTCCGGAAGGTATGGATATGAAGACTTACTCTGGAGATACAGCGATACTTGTTCAGCAATTGGTGCATTGGCTTTAATATCGAGCGAAGCGTCTGTTACCATGATGACTACGATGGCCATTTTTCGATTTTACTCAATTTTTAAACCGTTTGTGATATCCTACTCAACAAAAACTGATAAATTTATAAAGTTATCAATAGCATTTTCTTGGGTTCTTGCAATTATATTTGGTACCCTGCCCTTAATACCTACTATCAGATTACATTTTACCACTGACGGTGTAACTTCATGTCCGTTGTACGATGAAGAAGTTGTAGATATACGAACGTTGAGAAACGTATCCCAAAAAATTATCACATATTCTGAACGAAATAACTTTACAAACATATTCACTTTTTCTTTGGACGCCAGCACAATTTCGGGCATTCAAGAAATCCATGGCATAATTTGCCCTCAGTCTGATCCTATTCATTGGCTTGGATTTTATAGTCAAAACAGTGTTTGTTTACCCCGCCTGTTTGCGTCAAGGGACGAAATTGCTTGGgaatattccatattttttctGGTGTACAATTTTTCTGCATTTATAATTATGTTTATATTGTACGGTTTAATAATTAGAATATCGATTAGAAATGCAAAAAAGTTGGGATCTGAAATCCCACGTTGCAAACTGCAGAAACGAGTAACTCGTCTTTTATTATCTGATTTTCTTTGTTGGATACCAATTTGTATAATAGGTTTTATCTACCTATCAGGGGTCCATATTTACCCCGAAGTATACGCTGTTGCAGGAATAGTCTTGATTCCTATTAATAGTGCTTTGAACCCAATgctttattcaagtattcttgataaaatatgcaaatttattaaaaattctcATTGTTACTCAAACTTCGACTGGAACAAGCGGAGTTATTGCACTAAGGCTCCGTCGTCTCAAAATACCGTTAGTCAGTCTCGTTCAACCCCAAAGACGACACCACGCATTATGAAGCGTGAAGTAGGTTTGAGAGTCTGA
- the LOC144422266 gene encoding uncharacterized protein LOC144422266 isoform X2, which translates to MDIHVTVLIMVFYLTGPVYSIEDVLSKIPDGCYENNGTLKTGVDSCFYCLDRNNVILAKQVCDGIVNCQDLSDECLCEENMEVDSTMCAVLYDSEVDPVSMCGKGTGDIYCGDGKCIDRTKICDGKADCKNGLDEKYCKPKYDTILCNKTSEDHTVETIKATLCDNIPECDGKADECDDNCKGLSDMMPDYCSSGIEVTCLHDSLICVGKWDSQNLTSCNKTLIKEEEFNCFDRFYCPSKNLISISKSQVCDGIINCEDGTDELPLQRCKMIRKIRNNMTTNSSAEMYRKFKKNRWDHKCDYYKMDECEDDIPTFSSEKEMVVSTSLRYIVWILAVLGLTGNASVIMFTLYTLAGKVKKLNTIERGHHSQLLNLSISDLIMSVYLLIIAIQGTRFSGRYGYEDLLWRYSDTCSAIGALALISSEASVTMMTTMAIFRFYSIFKPFVISYSTKTDKFIKLSIAFSWVLAIIFGTLPLIPTIRLHFTTDGVTSCPLYDEEVVDIRTLRNVSQKIITYSERNNFTNIFTFSLDASTISGIQEIHGIICPQSDPIHWLGFYSQNSVCLPRLFASRDEIAWEYSIFFLVYNFSAFIIMFILYGLIIRISIRNAKKLGSEIPRCKLQKRVTRLLLSDFLCWIPICIIGFIYLSGVHIYPEVYAVAGIVLIPINSALNPMLYSSILDKICKFIKNSHCYSNFDWNKRSYCTKAPSSQNTVSQSRSTPKTTPRIMKREVGLRV; encoded by the exons ATGGATATACATGTTACTGTGCtgattatggtattttatttgACTGGACCGGTATATTCGATAGAAG ACGTTCTTTCAAAAATACCTGATGGTTGCTATGAAAATAATGGCACTCTCAAAACTGGTGTGGACTCATGCTTTTACTGTTTGGACCGAAATAAT GTGATCCTAGCAAAGCAAGTGTGTGACGGTATCGTGAATTGCCAAGACCTATCTGATGAATGTTTATGTGAGGAGAATATGGAAGTAGATTCAACCATGTGTGCGGTATTGTATGACTCAGAAGTCGATCCGGTCTCAATGTGTGGAAAAGGCACTG GCGATATCTATTGCGGAGACGGGAAGTGCATAGACAGAACCAAAATATGCGATGGCAAGGCAGACTGTAAAAATGGTTTAGATGAAAAGTATTGCAAACCAAAG TATGATACAATACTCTGCAACAAAACCTCTGAAGACCATACAGTTGAAACTATAAAGGCAACTCTGTGCGACAATATACCAGAGTGCGACGGGAAAGCGGACGAGTGCGATGATAACTGCAAAGGACTGTCCGACATGATGCCAGATTACTGCAGCAGTGGCATTGAAGTTACATGTTTACACGATTCACTAATTTGTGTTGGTAAATGGGACAGCCAGAATTTGACTTCATGTAACAAAACGCTAATCAAAGAAGAAGAATTCAACTGTTTTGACAGATTTTATTGCCCAAGCAAAAACCTCATAAGCATATCAAAATCCCAG GTATGTGACGGAATCATCAATTGTGAAGATGGAACTGATGAACTACCCTTGCAGCGATGCAAAATGATACGGAAGATACGAAATAACATGACAACAAACAGCTCGGCAGAAATGTATAGAAAATTTAAGAAGAATAGATGGGATCACAAGTGCGATTATTATAAAATGGACGAATGTGAAGATGATATTCCTACATTTAGTTCTGAGAAGGAAATGGTAGTGTCTACTTCATTGCGATACATTGTATGGATTTTAGCAGTACTGGGTCTAACTGGCAATGCTTCTGTTATAATGTTCACATTGTATACTTTGGCGGGAAAAGTGAAGAAGTTGAATACGATCGAGCGTGGGCATCATTCTCAACtattaaatttatcaatatctgATCTAATCATGTCGGTGTACTTGTTGATCATCGCAATCCAGGGAACTAGATTTTCCGGAAGGTATGGATATGAAGACTTACTCTGGAGATACAGCGATACTTGTTCAGCAATTGGTGCATTGGCTTTAATATCGAGCGAAGCGTCTGTTACCATGATGACTACGATGGCCATTTTTCGATTTTACTCAATTTTTAAACCGTTTGTGATATCCTACTCAACAAAAACTGATAAATTTATAAAGTTATCAATAGCATTTTCTTGGGTTCTTGCAATTATATTTGGTACCCTGCCCTTAATACCTACTATCAGATTACATTTTACCACTGACGGTGTAACTTCATGTCCGTTGTACGATGAAGAAGTTGTAGATATACGAACGTTGAGAAACGTATCCCAAAAAATTATCACATATTCTGAACGAAATAACTTTACAAACATATTCACTTTTTCTTTGGACGCCAGCACAATTTCGGGCATTCAAGAAATCCATGGCATAATTTGCCCTCAGTCTGATCCTATTCATTGGCTTGGATTTTATAGTCAAAACAGTGTTTGTTTACCCCGCCTGTTTGCGTCAAGGGACGAAATTGCTTGGgaatattccatattttttctGGTGTACAATTTTTCTGCATTTATAATTATGTTTATATTGTACGGTTTAATAATTAGAATATCGATTAGAAATGCAAAAAAGTTGGGATCTGAAATCCCACGTTGCAAACTGCAGAAACGAGTAACTCGTCTTTTATTATCTGATTTTCTTTGTTGGATACCAATTTGTATAATAGGTTTTATCTACCTATCAGGGGTCCATATTTACCCCGAAGTATACGCTGTTGCAGGAATAGTCTTGATTCCTATTAATAGTGCTTTGAACCCAATgctttattcaagtattcttgataaaatatgcaaatttattaaaaattctcATTGTTACTCAAACTTCGACTGGAACAAGCGGAGTTATTGCACTAAGGCTCCGTCGTCTCAAAATACCGTTAGTCAGTCTCGTTCAACCCCAAAGACGACACCACGCATTATGAAGCGTGAAGTAGGTTTGAGAGTCTGA
- the LOC144422266 gene encoding lutropin-choriogonadotropic hormone receptor-like isoform X3 produces MEVDSTMCAVLYDSEVDPVSMCGKGTGDIYCGDGKCIDRTKICDGKADCKNGLDEKYCKPKILFLFQYDTILCNKTSEDHTVETIKATLCDNIPECDGKADECDDNCKGLSDMMPDYCSSGIEVTCLHDSLICVGKWDSQNLTSCNKTLIKEEEFNCFDRFYCPSKNLISISKSQVCDGIINCEDGTDELPLQRCKMIRKIRNNMTTNSSAEMYRKFKKNRWDHKCDYYKMDECEDDIPTFSSEKEMVVSTSLRYIVWILAVLGLTGNASVIMFTLYTLAGKVKKLNTIERGHHSQLLNLSISDLIMSVYLLIIAIQGTRFSGRYGYEDLLWRYSDTCSAIGALALISSEASVTMMTTMAIFRFYSIFKPFVISYSTKTDKFIKLSIAFSWVLAIIFGTLPLIPTIRLHFTTDGVTSCPLYDEEVVDIRTLRNVSQKIITYSERNNFTNIFTFSLDASTISGIQEIHGIICPQSDPIHWLGFYSQNSVCLPRLFASRDEIAWEYSIFFLVYNFSAFIIMFILYGLIIRISIRNAKKLGSEIPRCKLQKRVTRLLLSDFLCWIPICIIGFIYLSGVHIYPEVYAVAGIVLIPINSALNPMLYSSILDKICKFIKNSHCYSNFDWNKRSYCTKAPSSQNTVSQSRSTPKTTPRIMKREVGLRV; encoded by the exons ATGGAAGTAGATTCAACCATGTGTGCGGTATTGTATGACTCAGAAGTCGATCCGGTCTCAATGTGTGGAAAAGGCACTG GCGATATCTATTGCGGAGACGGGAAGTGCATAGACAGAACCAAAATATGCGATGGCAAGGCAGACTGTAAAAATGGTTTAGATGAAAAGTATTGCAAACCAAAG ATATTATTCCTATTTCAGTATGATACAATACTCTGCAACAAAACCTCTGAAGACCATACAGTTGAAACTATAAAGGCAACTCTGTGCGACAATATACCAGAGTGCGACGGGAAAGCGGACGAGTGCGATGATAACTGCAAAGGACTGTCCGACATGATGCCAGATTACTGCAGCAGTGGCATTGAAGTTACATGTTTACACGATTCACTAATTTGTGTTGGTAAATGGGACAGCCAGAATTTGACTTCATGTAACAAAACGCTAATCAAAGAAGAAGAATTCAACTGTTTTGACAGATTTTATTGCCCAAGCAAAAACCTCATAAGCATATCAAAATCCCAG GTATGTGACGGAATCATCAATTGTGAAGATGGAACTGATGAACTACCCTTGCAGCGATGCAAAATGATACGGAAGATACGAAATAACATGACAACAAACAGCTCGGCAGAAATGTATAGAAAATTTAAGAAGAATAGATGGGATCACAAGTGCGATTATTATAAAATGGACGAATGTGAAGATGATATTCCTACATTTAGTTCTGAGAAGGAAATGGTAGTGTCTACTTCATTGCGATACATTGTATGGATTTTAGCAGTACTGGGTCTAACTGGCAATGCTTCTGTTATAATGTTCACATTGTATACTTTGGCGGGAAAAGTGAAGAAGTTGAATACGATCGAGCGTGGGCATCATTCTCAACtattaaatttatcaatatctgATCTAATCATGTCGGTGTACTTGTTGATCATCGCAATCCAGGGAACTAGATTTTCCGGAAGGTATGGATATGAAGACTTACTCTGGAGATACAGCGATACTTGTTCAGCAATTGGTGCATTGGCTTTAATATCGAGCGAAGCGTCTGTTACCATGATGACTACGATGGCCATTTTTCGATTTTACTCAATTTTTAAACCGTTTGTGATATCCTACTCAACAAAAACTGATAAATTTATAAAGTTATCAATAGCATTTTCTTGGGTTCTTGCAATTATATTTGGTACCCTGCCCTTAATACCTACTATCAGATTACATTTTACCACTGACGGTGTAACTTCATGTCCGTTGTACGATGAAGAAGTTGTAGATATACGAACGTTGAGAAACGTATCCCAAAAAATTATCACATATTCTGAACGAAATAACTTTACAAACATATTCACTTTTTCTTTGGACGCCAGCACAATTTCGGGCATTCAAGAAATCCATGGCATAATTTGCCCTCAGTCTGATCCTATTCATTGGCTTGGATTTTATAGTCAAAACAGTGTTTGTTTACCCCGCCTGTTTGCGTCAAGGGACGAAATTGCTTGGgaatattccatattttttctGGTGTACAATTTTTCTGCATTTATAATTATGTTTATATTGTACGGTTTAATAATTAGAATATCGATTAGAAATGCAAAAAAGTTGGGATCTGAAATCCCACGTTGCAAACTGCAGAAACGAGTAACTCGTCTTTTATTATCTGATTTTCTTTGTTGGATACCAATTTGTATAATAGGTTTTATCTACCTATCAGGGGTCCATATTTACCCCGAAGTATACGCTGTTGCAGGAATAGTCTTGATTCCTATTAATAGTGCTTTGAACCCAATgctttattcaagtattcttgataaaatatgcaaatttattaaaaattctcATTGTTACTCAAACTTCGACTGGAACAAGCGGAGTTATTGCACTAAGGCTCCGTCGTCTCAAAATACCGTTAGTCAGTCTCGTTCAACCCCAAAGACGACACCACGCATTATGAAGCGTGAAGTAGGTTTGAGAGTCTGA
- the LOC144422180 gene encoding uncharacterized protein LOC144422180, which yields MQVLNYCVAFAILLKTASFQKVCNGGDTETCICDRTDNSGTIDLTSIGNKVNKPWFSYVPSSMYPFQFMYSYNPCYEFTDCYYISGLSIVMIPGENPIPCMDVGVMNSSTFVEEENGQISLHYHSYDMQRKAVVFLECNSSSHENTFTQFGDEYALVFFTFKLNGPAACVISKQPDQRTPRIAGISM from the exons ATGCAAGTACTAAATTACTGTGTTGCATTTGCAATATTGCTCAAAACTGCCTCATTCCAGAAAGTATGCAATGGCGGCGATACGGAAACATGCATCTGCGATAGAACCGACAATTCCGGAACTATTGACTTAACAAGTATCGGCAATAAAGTCAACAAACCGTG GTTCAGCTACGTTCCATCATCGATGTATCCGTTTCAGTTCATGTACTCATATAATCCATGTTACGAATTCACGGATTGTTATTATATAAGTGGATTATCG ATTGTAATGATTCCGGGAGAAAATCCAATTCCGTGCATGGATGTTGGAGTCATGAATTCATCAACATTTGTGGAAGAAGAGAATGGTCAAATTAGTCTTCATTATCATTCATATGATATGCAAAG AAAGGCTGTTGTTTTTTTGGAATGCAACTCTTCGTCTCACGAAAACACTTTTACTCAATTTGGAGACGAATATGCGCTTGTTTTTTTC acattCAAGCTGAATGGACCTGCAGCCTGTGTTATTTCGAAACAACCAGATCAAAGAACTCCAAGAATTGCTGGCATTTCAATGTAA